In Caballeronia insecticola, the following are encoded in one genomic region:
- a CDS encoding ABC transporter substrate-binding protein translates to MKRFMSALLVCAAAFVSSHAGAQDWSTLRYGVDPSHPPFSSRDASGKLVGFDIDLGTEICKRIHAKCEWVQNDFDGMIPALQAKKFDAILASMSITDKRKQVIDFTSRLYKTPNKLIVRKDTSLEPTAESLKGKSVGVQQGTVPESYAKEHWAPAGARVVSYPNFDQVFADLAAGRLDSCFTDAAVGEYGFLRTPQGVDFKFTGSNVYASNGAGIGIRKSDVELKTKIDKALADMLADGTYKQLAAKYFQFDPYGS, encoded by the coding sequence ATGAAAAGATTCATGTCGGCGCTGCTCGTTTGCGCGGCGGCTTTCGTTTCATCGCACGCGGGTGCGCAGGACTGGTCGACGCTTCGATACGGCGTGGATCCCTCGCATCCTCCGTTCTCTTCGCGCGATGCCAGCGGCAAGCTGGTCGGATTCGATATCGATCTCGGGACCGAAATCTGCAAGCGCATTCACGCGAAATGCGAGTGGGTGCAGAACGACTTCGACGGGATGATTCCTGCGCTTCAGGCCAAGAAGTTCGATGCCATTCTCGCTTCCATGTCCATCACCGACAAACGCAAACAAGTGATCGATTTCACGTCGAGGCTGTACAAGACGCCGAACAAGCTCATCGTGCGCAAGGACACAAGTCTCGAACCCACTGCGGAATCGCTGAAAGGCAAATCGGTTGGTGTCCAGCAGGGGACGGTTCCCGAATCCTATGCAAAGGAACATTGGGCGCCGGCCGGAGCGCGCGTGGTTTCCTATCCGAACTTCGATCAGGTGTTCGCGGACCTGGCCGCGGGGCGGCTCGATAGCTGCTTCACCGATGCAGCCGTCGGCGAGTATGGATTCTTGCGCACACCCCAAGGCGTCGATTTCAAGTTCACAGGAAGCAATGTCTATGCGAGCAATGGTGCGGGCATCGGCATCCGAAAATCCGATGTCGAACTGAAGACAAAGATCGACAAGGCTCTCGCCGACATGCTCGCCGATGGCACCTATAAACAGCTCGCCGCAAAGTATTTTCAGTTCGATCCTTATGGCAGTTGA
- a CDS encoding ABC transporter ATP-binding protein, whose protein sequence is MTNLVSTDPSRLPAKVAVDDLHKRFGAHEVLKGVSLSACAGDVISVLGSSGSGKSTLLRCMNLLEHPLAGRIFVNQTEIRLKRDKTGTLRPVDKTQLRRIRARLAMVFQHFNLWPHMTVLDNVIHAPIHVLGLSRREAEEQGRANLDKVGLGANVANRYPAHLSGGQRQRVAIARALTMDPDVLLFDEPTSALDPELVSEVLKVMQKLAAEGRTMIVVTHEMNFARNVSSEVIFLHEGRIEEQGKPADLFTHSASNRLRRFLSAA, encoded by the coding sequence TAACCTCGTTTCGACTGATCCATCGCGCCTGCCCGCAAAGGTCGCCGTCGATGACCTTCACAAGCGCTTCGGCGCGCATGAAGTGCTCAAGGGCGTGTCTCTCAGTGCGTGCGCCGGCGACGTCATCAGCGTCCTCGGATCGTCGGGCTCGGGAAAGAGCACGCTGTTGCGCTGCATGAATCTGCTCGAACATCCATTGGCGGGCCGCATATTCGTCAATCAGACGGAAATACGCCTGAAGCGCGACAAGACCGGAACGTTGCGCCCCGTCGATAAAACTCAGTTGCGGCGCATTCGCGCAAGGCTCGCGATGGTGTTTCAGCACTTCAATTTATGGCCGCACATGACGGTGCTCGACAACGTGATTCATGCGCCGATACACGTTCTCGGACTCAGTCGGCGCGAAGCCGAAGAACAAGGCAGGGCGAACCTCGATAAAGTCGGTCTAGGGGCCAATGTCGCGAACCGCTACCCGGCGCATCTGTCGGGCGGACAGCGACAGCGCGTGGCGATTGCGCGCGCATTGACGATGGATCCCGACGTGCTGCTTTTCGATGAGCCAACTTCGGCGCTCGATCCCGAACTCGTGTCCGAGGTATTGAAAGTCATGCAGAAGCTCGCAGCGGAAGGACGGACAATGATCGTGGTGACGCACGAAATGAACTTCGCCCGAAACGTCTCCAGCGAAGTCATTTTTCTGCATGAGGGACGAATCGAAGAACAGGGAAAGCCAGCCGACCTGTTCACACACTCCGCGAGCAACCGCCTTCGAAGGTTTCTCTCTGCGGCATAA